A single genomic interval of Lysobacter avium harbors:
- a CDS encoding murein L,D-transpeptidase catalytic domain family protein: protein MAKPEAAAGPASASRLLERLHAAAPEMDPGVLALALEARSCALDSGTAAGNRLAVIDYSLPSTQKRMWVFDVEQPGLLYAEHVAHGQGSGENMSNRFSNVDGSHQTSLGLFRTAETYVGGNGYSLRMDGLEPGVNDNARDRLIVIHGAPYVNPEQAQRQGRLGRSYGCPALRPQVAREVIDTIKNDQLVFAYYPDDPWLKGSRYFGCGGRTARQILADARNEASSGDAVASAAAGSQAASATL from the coding sequence ATGGCCAAGCCGGAAGCAGCAGCCGGGCCGGCGTCGGCTTCGCGCCTGCTGGAACGCCTGCACGCAGCCGCTCCGGAGATGGATCCGGGCGTGTTGGCACTCGCTCTGGAAGCGCGCTCGTGCGCGCTGGACAGCGGTACCGCCGCCGGCAACCGGCTGGCGGTGATCGACTACTCGCTGCCCTCCACCCAGAAGCGCATGTGGGTGTTCGACGTCGAGCAACCGGGACTGCTGTATGCCGAGCACGTGGCCCACGGGCAGGGCAGCGGCGAAAACATGTCCAACCGATTCAGCAACGTGGATGGCAGCCACCAGACCAGCCTTGGCCTGTTCCGGACCGCCGAGACCTACGTGGGGGGCAACGGCTACTCCCTGCGCATGGACGGTCTGGAGCCAGGCGTGAACGACAACGCCCGTGACCGTCTGATCGTCATTCATGGCGCACCGTACGTGAATCCCGAACAGGCCCAGCGGCAGGGCCGCCTGGGACGCAGTTACGGGTGCCCCGCGCTGCGCCCGCAGGTCGCGCGCGAAGTCATCGATACCATCAAGAACGATCAGCTGGTATTTGCCTACTACCCCGACGATCCGTGGTTGAAAGGCTCGCGCTACTTCGGCTGCGGTGGCCGCACTGCCCGCCAGATCCTGGCGGACGCGCGCAACGAGGCCTCGAGCGGCGATGCGGTGGCCAGCGCGGCCGCCGGCAGCCAGGCGGCCTCGGCAACGCTCTGA
- a CDS encoding riboflavin biosynthesis protein RibA yields MKTDGPVFGEKSLSKLAAVFDSREQAEDVAARLRQQFNLDGAQLQVISPEDPHPGRKIEPESRGIRQTAIKAHITFAILGIIAGLVIFAILRGMHITAVTSSPLAVAGVLVFFGAVFGLFAGGLITLRPDQDHVVMKVREALDSGRFVIVASPTDHSQRGQLSDALRTESGDVAGSL; encoded by the coding sequence ATGAAAACCGACGGCCCGGTATTTGGTGAGAAGTCGCTGAGCAAGCTGGCAGCGGTGTTCGACTCCCGCGAGCAGGCCGAGGACGTCGCGGCGCGACTGCGTCAGCAATTCAACCTCGATGGCGCGCAACTGCAGGTCATCTCGCCGGAGGACCCCCACCCGGGGCGCAAGATTGAGCCGGAAAGCCGCGGCATCCGCCAGACCGCCATCAAGGCGCACATCACCTTTGCGATCCTCGGGATCATCGCCGGGCTTGTCATCTTCGCCATCCTCCGCGGCATGCACATCACCGCGGTGACGTCCTCGCCATTGGCAGTCGCCGGGGTGCTGGTGTTTTTCGGCGCGGTGTTCGGCCTGTTTGCCGGCGGCCTGATCACCCTGCGACCGGATCAGGACCATGTGGTGATGAAGGTACGCGAGGCGCTGGACAGCGGCCGCTTCGTGATTGTCGCCAGTCCGACCGATCACTCCCAGCGCGGACAGCTCTCGGACGCGCTGCGCACCGAATCCGGCGACGTGGCTGGCAGCCTGTGA
- a CDS encoding BCCT family transporter produces the protein MVFRISVVLLALLALGGVFAPEAFGEFSSRAQALTLSGAGWFYLVVVFVALVFLLYLAVSPMGALRIGGVDAEPEFSRRSWFAMLFSAGMGIGLVFFGAAEPLSHFQRPPEGIEPQSLEAARASLRYVFFHWGLHPWAIYALMGLAMAWFQFNRKSRGLISDLLEPLIGERHSQGAVGKAIDVLAVVATAIGVATTLGFGAMQISAGLSHVTTAPAGFATQAVIIAVAFVLYMASSATGLSRGIKWLSNFNMAVAALLLALVIVLGPTAFIFESLTTTLGAYLNQLPAMSLHMTPFSQRAWVGDWTIFYWAWWIAWAPFVGAFFAKISYGRTVREFVFGVVCGPALVSFLWFAAFGATVLYQQMFQGADQLAALSLGIEHVLFAMADLLPLSSVISWVAIVLLLSFFVTSADSATLVLASMSSESAGDPPLARKVVWGVLQSVIAVALLAAGGLEALQAVIIVAALPFAVLLAAIMVSLNRTLSEEKRMHERHDREVRRAEVRWLKQERERMEKARQGTGDP, from the coding sequence ATGGTGTTTCGTATCTCGGTGGTATTGCTGGCCCTGCTGGCGCTGGGAGGTGTGTTCGCGCCTGAGGCATTTGGCGAGTTCAGCTCACGCGCACAAGCACTTACGCTTTCCGGCGCCGGCTGGTTCTATCTGGTGGTCGTATTCGTTGCGCTGGTGTTCCTGCTCTACCTGGCCGTGAGCCCGATGGGCGCGCTGCGGATCGGTGGGGTGGATGCGGAGCCTGAATTCAGCCGCCGCTCCTGGTTTGCCATGCTGTTTTCCGCCGGTATGGGCATCGGACTGGTGTTCTTCGGTGCCGCCGAACCGCTCTCGCATTTCCAGCGTCCGCCGGAAGGCATCGAGCCGCAGAGCCTGGAGGCTGCACGCGCGTCGCTGCGCTATGTCTTCTTTCACTGGGGACTGCATCCGTGGGCGATCTATGCCCTGATGGGCCTGGCGATGGCGTGGTTCCAGTTCAACCGCAAGTCGCGCGGCCTGATCAGTGACCTGCTGGAACCCCTGATCGGCGAGCGCCACTCCCAGGGGGCGGTGGGCAAGGCGATCGACGTGCTGGCGGTGGTGGCCACCGCGATCGGCGTGGCGACCACGCTGGGCTTCGGCGCCATGCAGATCAGCGCCGGCCTCAGCCACGTGACCACGGCGCCGGCCGGTTTCGCCACCCAGGCGGTGATCATCGCAGTGGCGTTCGTGCTGTACATGGCCTCCAGTGCGACCGGCCTGTCTCGCGGCATCAAGTGGTTGTCCAACTTCAACATGGCGGTGGCGGCGTTGTTGCTGGCCCTGGTGATCGTGCTCGGCCCCACCGCCTTTATTTTCGAATCGCTCACCACCACTCTCGGCGCCTACCTCAACCAGCTGCCGGCGATGAGCCTGCACATGACGCCGTTCTCCCAGCGCGCCTGGGTCGGCGACTGGACGATCTTCTACTGGGCCTGGTGGATCGCCTGGGCGCCGTTCGTTGGGGCGTTCTTTGCGAAGATCTCCTACGGCCGCACGGTGCGCGAGTTCGTGTTCGGCGTGGTCTGCGGGCCGGCGCTGGTGAGCTTCCTCTGGTTCGCCGCGTTCGGTGCGACCGTGCTCTACCAGCAGATGTTCCAGGGCGCGGACCAGCTGGCCGCGCTCAGCCTGGGCATCGAGCACGTGCTGTTTGCGATGGCCGACCTGCTGCCGCTGTCGTCGGTCATCTCGTGGGTGGCGATCGTGCTGCTGCTGAGCTTCTTCGTCACCTCCGCCGACTCCGCCACGCTGGTGCTGGCGAGCATGTCCAGTGAGTCCGCCGGCGATCCGCCGCTGGCAAGGAAGGTGGTCTGGGGCGTGCTGCAGTCGGTAATCGCGGTGGCCCTGCTGGCGGCGGGCGGACTGGAAGCGCTGCAGGCCGTCATCATCGTCGCCGCGCTGCCCTTCGCGGTGCTGCTGGCGGCGATCATGGTCTCCTTGAACCGGACGCTGAGCGAGGAGAAGCGCATGCATGAGCGCCACGATCGGGAGGTCCGCCGCGCGGAAGTACGCTGGCTGAAGCAAGAGCGTGAGCGGATGGAGAAGGCCCGGCAGGGGACCGGCGATCCGTAG
- a CDS encoding ankyrin repeat domain-containing protein has protein sequence MSNEAFANSSLEPLAQAVVSGDSAEIKRQLASVDPNTPGADGATLLVAAIGAEKLAATQALLDGGADPNQPGGGGETPVHAAAFVGDPAFLNAVLAHGGDPNVRNPATASTPLSRALRGLHLDNVRILLDAGADPQLGDNNGDRPLHVAARTNAGAAILMLLEAGADPLATNSGGASFQAYYFSYPPRNALNERALAERREVVAWLKAHQVPLEANVDPDY, from the coding sequence ATGAGCAATGAAGCCTTCGCCAACTCCAGCCTTGAGCCGCTTGCCCAGGCGGTCGTCAGCGGCGACAGCGCAGAGATCAAGCGCCAGCTCGCCAGTGTCGACCCCAACACGCCGGGTGCAGACGGTGCCACGCTGCTGGTGGCAGCCATTGGTGCGGAGAAACTCGCCGCGACCCAGGCGCTGCTGGACGGCGGCGCGGATCCCAACCAGCCCGGCGGGGGTGGTGAAACCCCGGTGCACGCCGCAGCGTTTGTCGGCGATCCGGCTTTCCTGAATGCCGTGCTCGCCCACGGTGGGGACCCCAACGTCCGCAATCCCGCCACCGCGTCCACCCCGCTATCACGTGCCCTGCGCGGACTCCACCTGGACAACGTCCGCATCCTGCTGGATGCCGGCGCCGACCCGCAACTGGGTGACAACAATGGCGATCGTCCCCTGCACGTCGCCGCCCGCACCAACGCCGGCGCGGCGATCCTGATGCTGCTGGAGGCGGGTGCAGACCCGCTGGCCACCAACTCGGGCGGCGCCAGCTTCCAGGCGTATTACTTCTCCTACCCGCCGCGCAACGCTCTCAACGAGCGCGCGCTGGCTGAGCGCCGCGAGGTCGTGGCCTGGCTGAAAGCGCACCAGGTGCCGCTGGAAGCCAACGTCGACCCGGACTACTGA
- a CDS encoding Mbeg1-like protein: MLIGQGGLSGLTNRLQMLAPLQNLQRPMPFSPLSPSPLGVSGLREPSYHPQLGSLAPTRLAPQAPPSAPGPYALPAGSTLKDATSGTRAQPFDVTMSQLATSVYGTRGAPPDGWSAVSDAMLESRGIENPATWRQEFLGGVEQTTANQFKAEVYTDGEGNFVLAYRGTAEGAADWGDNFQQGLGFETGSVDKFTGLAADSAIEFARVFGDGDSGAATNLAITGHSQGGGLASVASLATGIPAVTFDASGIHPNTLDRLGMASPQQARDIAEGGQIRAYSMKTDLLTRVQESGPLSLAAPDALGTRIVVEPGVIDRHTLAGRAAKHEFDLPLLGQAGTNGLVEAMRNSGIPVISDVGQLAYNALSHSPQLLTDTMIAREPWQAGYQNPSDFGKSLHDMVPAGLRDDFARNTHEVADEVNGVLKTDMADGNYLQGSVKIAGHVVDGVVDSVGNTIHHTAEGVAARVDERVAGPVGDLLAGAISIGGKAAQFTADKVGDGIEQMAGAQGAILQNTFDGAVWAGNKAIEGIQWTGEKAIQSTTWVAGKTVDAARWTGEKAVDVAKWTGNKVVEGATAIRDGVTNTGRAIGEAVSNSRVMPWNW, from the coding sequence ATGTTGATCGGTCAGGGTGGACTCAGCGGACTCACCAACCGCCTGCAGATGTTGGCACCGTTGCAGAACCTGCAGCGGCCAATGCCGTTCTCGCCGTTGTCGCCATCGCCGCTTGGCGTCAGCGGTCTGCGCGAGCCCAGCTACCACCCGCAGCTGGGTTCGTTGGCCCCGACGAGACTGGCACCGCAAGCGCCGCCGTCCGCACCCGGCCCGTATGCCCTGCCCGCCGGCAGCACGCTGAAGGACGCCACCAGCGGCACCCGGGCGCAACCCTTTGACGTGACGATGTCGCAGTTGGCGACCTCGGTGTACGGGACCCGCGGCGCGCCACCCGATGGCTGGAGCGCGGTCAGCGACGCGATGCTGGAGTCTCGCGGTATCGAGAACCCGGCCACCTGGCGCCAGGAATTCCTTGGCGGGGTCGAGCAGACCACCGCCAACCAGTTCAAGGCCGAGGTCTACACCGACGGTGAGGGCAACTTCGTCCTCGCCTATCGCGGCACCGCCGAAGGCGCCGCGGATTGGGGCGACAACTTCCAGCAGGGCCTGGGCTTCGAGACGGGTTCGGTCGACAAGTTCACCGGGCTAGCTGCCGACAGCGCCATCGAGTTTGCGCGGGTCTTCGGCGACGGAGACTCCGGGGCCGCGACCAACCTGGCCATCACCGGCCACTCCCAGGGCGGTGGCCTGGCCTCGGTCGCATCCCTGGCCACTGGTATTCCGGCGGTCACCTTCGACGCCTCGGGCATCCATCCCAACACCCTGGATCGGCTGGGAATGGCCAGCCCGCAGCAGGCGCGTGACATCGCCGAAGGCGGCCAGATCCGTGCCTACTCGATGAAGACCGACCTGCTGACGCGGGTGCAGGAATCCGGTCCGCTGTCGCTGGCCGCCCCCGATGCGCTGGGCACCAGGATCGTCGTCGAGCCCGGTGTCATCGACAGGCACACGCTGGCCGGGCGAGCGGCAAAACACGAGTTCGACCTGCCGCTGCTCGGCCAGGCCGGGACCAACGGACTGGTAGAGGCGATGCGCAACAGTGGCATCCCGGTCATCAGCGACGTGGGTCAGCTGGCCTACAACGCGCTCAGCCACAGTCCCCAACTGCTCACCGACACCATGATTGCGCGTGAGCCGTGGCAGGCGGGCTACCAGAATCCGTCCGACTTCGGCAAATCCCTCCACGACATGGTGCCCGCAGGCCTGCGTGATGACTTTGCACGCAACACCCACGAGGTGGCCGATGAAGTCAACGGCGTGCTCAAGACCGACATGGCCGACGGCAACTACCTGCAGGGATCGGTGAAGATCGCCGGGCATGTGGTTGACGGCGTCGTCGACTCGGTCGGCAATACGATCCACCACACCGCCGAAGGCGTTGCGGCCCGCGTGGATGAGCGCGTCGCAGGACCGGTCGGTGACTTGCTCGCAGGCGCCATTTCGATCGGCGGCAAGGCGGCCCAGTTCACCGCCGACAAGGTGGGCGACGGCATTGAGCAGATGGCAGGGGCCCAGGGCGCCATCCTGCAGAACACGTTCGACGGCGCCGTCTGGGCCGGTAACAAGGCGATTGAAGGCATCCAGTGGACCGGTGAAAAAGCGATCCAGAGCACCACCTGGGTGGCTGGCAAGACGGTCGATGCCGCCAGGTGGACCGGCGAGAAGGCCGTCGATGTCGCCAAGTGGACGGGCAATAAAGTGGTTGAAGGCGCCACCGCGATCAGGGATGGTGTGACCAACACCGGCCGCGCGATCGGCGAGGCCGTATCCAACTCGCGGGTTATGCCCTGGAACTGGTAA
- a CDS encoding indolepyruvate ferredoxin oxidoreductase family protein, producing the protein MTSTAQLSSPASANTATLADPDYGLDHKYSRESGRIYLSGVQALVRLPLMQRLRDQAAGLNTAGFVSGYRGSPLGGFDLELWRAKQHLAKAGVKFIPGLNEDLGATMVWGTQQTNLFEGAKVDGVFGMWYAKGPGVDRSGDVLKHANAAGTSPLGGVLALAADDHACRSSTLPHGSEGEFTSAMMPILNPAGVQDILDMGAIGWAMSRYTGRWVGFKTIAETVESSASVDVNPLALQIVTPDDFEMPAGGLNIRWPDPPLDQEMRLHRYAVKAAQAFARANAIDRIVIDSPSARLGIITTGKSYLDVLTALEYLGLDERACEDLGIRVYKVGMTWPLEPVGLKRFADGLADIVVVEEKHAFIESQMKEAMYNWGGGTRPSIVGKYDEQGHWILPSTGELTPATIAGVIGRRIQKFHDNERMCDVMRWMAEKEAELALPRAQFPRVPHYCSGCPHNLSTAVPEGSRALGGIGCHYMVTWMNRSTDTYTHMGGEGVTWAGQAAFTDTEHVFQNLGDGTYFHSGTLAIRQAVAAGVNITYKILYNDAVAMTGGQPVDGQLSVPQIAHQVRSEGVHAIVVVSDDIGKWRRRDLFPGDVEFFDRAELDAVQKRMRGVKGTSVLIYDQTCATEKRRRRKRGKIVDPAKRVMVNSLVCEGCGDCGKKSFCVSVLPKETEFGRKREIDQSNCNKDYSCTTGFCPSFVTIEGGGLKKKSASNARERLANLPMPVLPTLERPWNILITGVGGTGVVTIGALLGMAGHLEGKGSSVLDQTGLAQKGGAVTTHIRIANSPAEIHAVRIAAGEADLVLGCDMVVVNDYWALSKIRGGRSQVVLNSYEAMPGSFTTRPDIQFPAADIISAVQTALGGEKPFVVDATQIATALLGNAIGSNLFLLGYAWQRGLVPISLDAIMRAVELNGAAIEMNKTAFAWGRLAVIDPNAVADAAGLVRNQPTAAEATPRDLPMLGAGDWEGSEFASPSAPLGGRKEDELRHVPQSHPGDKVAFLPMDDSRLSRSLDELIGRRVQFLTEYQDADYARHYASLVNRVRDAEAGKVSGSTDLTEAVARYAFKLMAYKDEYEVARLYTSGEFLRQVTQQFDGDYKIKFHLAPPLFAKRDDNGQLIKREFGPWMFTAFKWLARRRTLRGGRLDIFGYTAERRGERQLIVDYFQTIDALLPRLDRGNVALAAEIASIPEHIRGYGHVKEAHLEKAKAREAELLKQWSGEAASGLELRLIA; encoded by the coding sequence ATGACCAGTACCGCCCAGCTTTCCTCGCCGGCGTCCGCCAATACCGCCACGCTTGCCGACCCAGACTACGGTCTGGACCACAAGTACAGCCGCGAGAGCGGCCGGATCTACCTGTCCGGCGTGCAGGCGCTGGTGCGGCTACCGCTGATGCAGCGCCTGCGCGACCAGGCTGCCGGCCTCAACACCGCCGGCTTTGTTTCCGGCTACCGGGGATCGCCGCTGGGCGGTTTCGACCTAGAGCTGTGGCGGGCCAAGCAACACCTGGCCAAGGCCGGCGTGAAGTTCATTCCCGGCCTCAATGAGGATCTCGGCGCGACGATGGTCTGGGGCACCCAGCAGACGAACCTGTTTGAAGGCGCGAAGGTCGATGGCGTGTTCGGCATGTGGTACGCCAAGGGCCCGGGCGTGGACCGCAGCGGCGATGTGCTCAAGCACGCGAATGCCGCCGGCACCAGCCCGCTGGGTGGCGTGCTGGCGCTGGCCGCCGACGACCATGCCTGCCGCAGCTCGACGCTTCCGCACGGGTCGGAGGGCGAGTTCACCAGCGCGATGATGCCGATCCTCAACCCGGCCGGGGTGCAGGACATCCTCGACATGGGCGCGATCGGCTGGGCGATGTCGCGCTACACCGGGCGCTGGGTCGGCTTCAAGACGATCGCCGAGACGGTGGAGTCCTCGGCCTCGGTGGACGTCAATCCGCTGGCGCTGCAGATCGTCACCCCGGACGATTTCGAGATGCCGGCCGGCGGCCTCAACATCCGCTGGCCGGATCCGCCGCTGGACCAGGAGATGCGCCTGCACCGCTACGCGGTCAAGGCCGCGCAGGCCTTCGCGCGGGCCAACGCGATCGACCGCATCGTGATCGACTCGCCGAGCGCGCGGCTGGGCATCATCACCACCGGCAAGTCCTACCTGGACGTGCTGACCGCGCTGGAATACCTCGGTCTGGACGAGCGCGCCTGCGAGGATCTGGGCATCCGCGTGTACAAGGTCGGCATGACCTGGCCGCTGGAGCCGGTCGGCCTGAAGCGCTTCGCCGATGGCCTGGCCGACATCGTGGTGGTCGAGGAGAAGCACGCCTTCATCGAGAGCCAGATGAAGGAGGCGATGTACAACTGGGGCGGCGGCACGCGCCCTTCGATCGTCGGCAAGTACGACGAGCAGGGCCACTGGATCCTGCCCAGCACCGGCGAGCTGACGCCGGCGACGATTGCCGGCGTGATCGGCCGGCGCATCCAGAAGTTCCATGACAACGAGCGCATGTGCGATGTCATGCGCTGGATGGCCGAGAAGGAAGCCGAGCTGGCGCTGCCGCGGGCGCAGTTCCCGCGCGTGCCGCATTACTGCTCCGGCTGTCCGCACAACCTCTCCACCGCGGTGCCGGAAGGCTCGCGCGCGCTGGGCGGCATCGGTTGCCATTACATGGTGACCTGGATGAACCGCAGCACCGACACCTACACCCACATGGGCGGCGAAGGCGTCACCTGGGCCGGGCAGGCGGCGTTCACCGACACCGAGCACGTGTTCCAGAACCTCGGCGACGGCACCTATTTTCACTCCGGCACGCTGGCGATCCGCCAGGCAGTCGCCGCCGGCGTCAACATCACCTACAAGATCCTCTACAACGATGCGGTGGCGATGACCGGCGGCCAGCCGGTGGACGGCCAGCTCAGCGTGCCGCAGATTGCCCACCAGGTCCGCAGCGAGGGCGTGCACGCGATCGTCGTGGTGTCCGATGACATCGGCAAGTGGCGCCGCCGCGACCTGTTCCCGGGCGACGTCGAGTTCTTCGACCGCGCCGAACTGGACGCGGTGCAGAAGCGCATGCGCGGCGTGAAGGGCACCTCGGTCCTGATCTACGACCAGACCTGCGCGACCGAGAAGCGCCGGCGCCGCAAGCGCGGCAAGATCGTCGATCCGGCCAAACGCGTCATGGTCAACTCGCTGGTCTGCGAGGGCTGCGGCGACTGCGGCAAGAAATCGTTCTGCGTGTCCGTGCTGCCGAAGGAAACCGAGTTCGGCCGCAAGCGCGAGATCGACCAGTCCAACTGCAACAAGGACTACAGCTGCACCACCGGCTTCTGCCCCAGCTTTGTCACAATCGAAGGCGGCGGTTTGAAGAAGAAGTCCGCCAGCAACGCGCGTGAGCGGCTGGCGAACCTGCCGATGCCGGTGCTGCCCACGCTGGAGCGGCCGTGGAACATCCTGATCACCGGCGTCGGCGGCACCGGCGTGGTCACCATCGGTGCGCTGCTGGGCATGGCCGGGCATCTGGAGGGCAAGGGCTCCAGCGTGCTCGACCAGACCGGACTGGCGCAGAAGGGCGGCGCAGTCACCACCCACATCCGCATCGCCAACAGCCCGGCCGAGATCCACGCGGTGCGCATCGCCGCCGGCGAGGCCGACCTGGTGCTGGGCTGCGACATGGTCGTGGTCAACGACTACTGGGCGCTGTCGAAGATCCGCGGCGGCCGCAGCCAGGTCGTGCTCAACAGCTACGAGGCGATGCCCGGCAGCTTCACCACCCGTCCGGACATCCAGTTTCCCGCGGCCGACATCATCAGTGCGGTGCAGACCGCGCTGGGCGGCGAGAAGCCGTTCGTGGTCGACGCCACCCAGATCGCCACCGCCCTGCTGGGCAATGCGATCGGCAGCAACCTGTTCCTGCTGGGTTATGCGTGGCAGCGCGGGCTGGTGCCGATCTCGCTGGACGCGATCATGCGCGCGGTCGAGCTCAACGGCGCGGCGATCGAGATGAACAAGACCGCCTTCGCCTGGGGCCGTCTGGCGGTGATCGACCCCAATGCGGTGGCCGACGCGGCCGGACTGGTGCGCAACCAGCCGACCGCGGCGGAAGCGACCCCGCGCGACCTGCCGATGCTGGGCGCCGGCGATTGGGAAGGCAGCGAATTCGCCAGTCCGTCCGCGCCGCTGGGCGGTCGCAAGGAAGACGAACTCCGCCATGTCCCGCAGAGCCACCCGGGTGACAAGGTCGCGTTCCTGCCGATGGACGACTCGCGCCTGTCACGCTCGCTGGACGAACTGATCGGCCGCCGGGTGCAGTTCCTCACCGAGTACCAGGACGCGGACTACGCGCGCCACTACGCCAGCCTGGTCAACCGGGTACGCGACGCGGAGGCCGGCAAGGTGTCCGGCAGCACCGACCTGACCGAGGCGGTTGCACGCTATGCGTTCAAGCTGATGGCCTACAAGGACGAGTACGAGGTGGCACGGCTGTACACCAGCGGCGAGTTCCTGCGCCAGGTCACTCAGCAGTTCGACGGCGACTACAAAATCAAGTTCCACCTGGCACCGCCACTGTTTGCCAAGCGCGACGACAACGGCCAGCTGATCAAGCGCGAGTTCGGGCCGTGGATGTTCACCGCCTTCAAGTGGCTGGCCAGACGGCGTACTCTGCGCGGCGGCAGGCTGGACATCTTCGGCTACACCGCCGAGCGCCGCGGCGAACGCCAGCTGATCGTCGACTACTTCCAGACCATCGACGCCCTGCTGCCCCGGCTGGACCGTGGCAACGTCGCCCTGGCGGCCGAGATCGCCTCCATTCCCGAGCACATCCGCGGCTACGGCCACGTCAAGGAAGCGCATCTGGAAAAGGCAAAGGCGCGCGAGGCGGAGCTGTTGAAGCAGTGGTCCGGCGAAGCAGCGTCGGGGCTGGAGCTGCGCCTGATCGCCTGA
- a CDS encoding tetratricopeptide repeat protein yields the protein MFNFKRPLSGRVLAATLAGCLLVTGAATAQSRLVPASEFYFAEEARTTRPVVAIQGEGDALTDALLKAIARKPRAHAENAQLAHVAMTGGRPELGIELYDRALRNLGTTDILYRPVLWNYGWDLLRNGDPEAALARWETLIKARNVTADWMPTTFALALWQLDRKDEAVEWYAAAVRTHPDRWTYPDRFDELLPDWEPAERATLVKVQQAWQADPPQWR from the coding sequence ATGTTCAATTTCAAGCGGCCGCTCAGCGGCCGGGTTCTGGCTGCGACGCTGGCAGGCTGTCTGCTGGTGACCGGCGCAGCAACGGCGCAAAGCCGGCTGGTGCCCGCATCCGAGTTCTATTTCGCGGAAGAAGCGCGTACGACGCGTCCGGTAGTGGCCATCCAGGGCGAAGGCGATGCGCTGACCGACGCGTTGCTCAAGGCGATCGCGCGCAAGCCGCGTGCCCACGCCGAGAATGCCCAGCTTGCCCATGTGGCCATGACAGGCGGTCGGCCCGAGTTGGGCATCGAGCTGTACGACCGCGCCCTGCGCAATCTGGGCACGACCGACATCCTGTACCGGCCGGTGTTGTGGAACTACGGCTGGGACCTGCTGCGCAACGGCGACCCGGAAGCCGCGCTGGCGCGCTGGGAAACGCTGATCAAGGCGCGCAACGTCACCGCCGACTGGATGCCGACCACGTTCGCCTTGGCGTTATGGCAACTCGACCGCAAAGACGAGGCAGTGGAGTGGTATGCCGCCGCGGTACGTACCCATCCGGACCGCTGGACCTATCCCGACCGTTTCGACGAGCTGCTGCCCGATTGGGAGCCCGCCGAGCGCGCGACACTCGTGAAGGTGCAGCAGGCGTGGCAGGCTGATCCACCGCAATGGCGCTGA